In the genome of Vicinamibacterales bacterium, one region contains:
- a CDS encoding metalloregulator ArsR/SmtB family transcription factor: MEYGRAHVTHAAIFDDLTTLADATRGRMLLVLERNELTVSELCAVLQLPQSTVSRHLKTLADASWVSSRRDGTSRYYTLALDERDAHTRRLWSLLREQIAGTPGADQDARRLKGVLGRRQTKSEEFFASAAGQWDRLRRDLFGGASALHALPALIDPAWTVGDLGCGTGETTAALAPFVTRTIAVDRSGEMLQAARRRLHGLPGVDVRRGELEALPVADRELDAAIMLLVLHHVPDPAAVLAEAARTLKPGGRFVVCDMLPHDHEEYKQQMGHVWLGFGDDQIRRLLAAAGFSDVRIVPLPVDPQAKGPALFVASAVRSTN, encoded by the coding sequence ATGGAATACGGCAGGGCGCACGTGACGCACGCGGCGATCTTCGACGACCTCACCACGCTCGCGGACGCCACCCGCGGACGGATGCTGCTCGTCCTCGAGCGCAACGAACTCACCGTCAGCGAGCTCTGCGCCGTGCTCCAGCTCCCGCAGTCCACCGTCAGCCGCCACCTCAAGACCCTGGCGGACGCGAGCTGGGTGTCGTCGCGCCGGGACGGCACCAGCCGCTACTACACGCTGGCGCTGGACGAGCGGGACGCGCACACCCGGCGCCTCTGGTCGCTGCTGCGCGAACAGATTGCCGGCACGCCGGGGGCGGATCAGGATGCCCGCCGCCTCAAGGGCGTGCTCGGGCGGCGGCAGACCAAGTCCGAGGAGTTCTTCGCGTCCGCCGCAGGGCAGTGGGATCGGCTGCGCCGCGATCTGTTCGGCGGCGCCTCGGCGCTCCATGCGCTTCCCGCCTTGATCGATCCGGCGTGGACGGTCGGGGATCTCGGCTGCGGCACCGGCGAGACCACCGCCGCCCTCGCGCCGTTCGTCACCAGAACGATCGCGGTCGATCGCAGCGGCGAGATGCTGCAGGCGGCGCGCCGGCGGCTCCATGGCCTGCCGGGCGTCGACGTCCGCCGCGGCGAGCTCGAGGCGCTGCCGGTCGCGGACCGGGAGCTGGACGCCGCGATCATGCTCCTGGTGCTGCACCACGTGCCGGATCCGGCCGCGGTGCTCGCCGAGGCCGCGCGGACGCTGAAGCCGGGCGGCCGTTTCGTCGTGTGCGACATGCTGCCGCACGACCACGAAGAGTACAAGCAGCAGATGGGGCACGTGTGGCTCGGATTCGGCGACGATCAGATCCGCCGCCTGCTCGCCGCCGCGGGATTCAGCGATGTCCGCATCGTCCCGCTGCCCGTGGATCCGCAGGCCAAGGGCCCGGCATTGTTCGTAGCGTCAGCAGTTCGCAGTACTAACTAA